Proteins from one Gilliamella sp. ESL0443 genomic window:
- the rplD gene encoding 50S ribosomal protein L4: protein MELVVKDAQALSVSETTFGREFNEALVHQVVVAYASAARQGSRAQKTRAEIAGSGKKPWRQKGTGRARSGSIKSPIWRSGGVTFAAKPQDHSQKVNRKMYRGALKSIFSELVRQERLIVVETFTVEAPKTKLLTQKLNDMNLNDVLIITSEVDENLFLAARNLYKVDVRDVAGIDPVSLIAFDKVVITVDAVKQVEEMLA from the coding sequence ATGGAATTAGTAGTAAAAGACGCGCAAGCGCTTTCTGTTTCCGAAACTACCTTCGGACGTGAGTTTAATGAAGCGTTAGTTCACCAAGTAGTTGTTGCTTATGCATCTGCTGCTCGTCAAGGCTCTCGCGCACAAAAAACTCGTGCAGAAATCGCTGGTTCAGGCAAAAAACCATGGCGTCAAAAAGGCACTGGTCGTGCTCGTTCAGGTTCTATTAAGAGCCCAATCTGGCGTAGTGGTGGTGTAACATTTGCAGCAAAACCACAAGATCATAGCCAAAAAGTTAACCGTAAAATGTATCGTGGTGCATTAAAGAGTATTTTCTCTGAATTAGTGCGTCAAGAACGTTTAATCGTGGTTGAAACATTTACTGTTGAAGCACCTAAGACTAAATTATTAACTCAGAAATTAAATGATATGAACTTAAATGATGTTCTAATCATTACCTCTGAAGTTGATGAAAATCTTTTCTTAGCAGCACGTAACTTATATAAAGTTGATGTGCGTGATGTGGCAGGTATTGATCCAGTTAGTTTGATTGCATTTGACAAAGTGGTTATCACTGTTGATGCCGTTAAACAAGTAGAGGAGATGTTAGCATGA
- a CDS encoding pseudouridine-5'-phosphate glycosidase yields MNNMSKYNQYLDISPEVKQALENNQPVVALESTIISHGMPYPQNVETALKVEEIVRKNGAIPATIAVINGRLKAGLSKEEITILGKEGLNVTKVSRRDLPVVVANKQNGATTVAATMIIAELAGIRVFATGGLGGVHRGAEHTFDISADLQELANTNVAVVCAGAKSILDLGLTMEYLETFGVPVVGYQTEKLPSFFSRTSPFDVSVKLDSAKQIADMIKVKWDLGLNGGVVVANPIPTQYAMDEALITAAIEKALKESVEQGIKGKETTPFLLAKVVELTGGDSLEANINLVFNNAKLASEIAMSYCNIK; encoded by the coding sequence ATGAACAATATGTCTAAGTATAATCAATATCTTGATATTTCGCCTGAAGTCAAACAAGCGCTTGAAAATAATCAACCAGTCGTTGCTTTAGAATCTACTATTATTTCACATGGTATGCCTTATCCACAAAATGTGGAAACAGCATTAAAAGTGGAAGAAATAGTCAGAAAAAATGGCGCAATTCCTGCAACGATTGCGGTAATTAATGGTCGTTTAAAAGCGGGATTATCCAAAGAAGAGATCACCATTCTTGGTAAAGAAGGGTTAAATGTAACAAAAGTGAGTCGTCGTGATTTACCTGTTGTTGTTGCCAATAAACAAAATGGCGCGACAACGGTTGCAGCTACAATGATTATTGCTGAATTAGCTGGTATTCGAGTTTTTGCAACCGGCGGGCTTGGTGGTGTTCATCGAGGTGCTGAGCATACCTTTGATATTTCAGCCGACCTTCAAGAACTCGCTAATACTAATGTTGCGGTAGTCTGTGCTGGGGCGAAATCAATTTTAGATTTAGGTTTAACAATGGAATATCTTGAAACATTTGGTGTACCTGTGGTTGGTTATCAAACAGAAAAACTGCCATCGTTCTTTAGCCGAACTAGTCCGTTTGATGTTAGCGTAAAACTAGATAGCGCTAAACAGATTGCTGACATGATTAAAGTAAAATGGGATTTAGGTTTAAATGGTGGAGTTGTGGTTGCAAATCCTATCCCGACACAATATGCAATGGATGAAGCGTTAATTACGGCAGCAATTGAAAAAGCATTAAAAGAATCAGTTGAGCAAGGAATTAAAGGTAAAGAGACTACCCCATTCTTGTTAGCGAAGGTGGTTGAGTTAACTGGTGGTGATAGCTTAGAAGCAAATATCAATCTTGTTTTTAATAATGCAAAATTAGCATCTGAAATCGCGATGAGTTATTGCAATATTAAATAA
- the rpsJ gene encoding 30S ribosomal protein S10, translating into MSNQRIRIRLKAFDHRLIDQSTAEIVETAKRTGAQVRGPIPLPTRKERFTVLISPHVNKDARDQYEIRTHKRLVDIVEPTEKTVDALMRLDLAAGVDVQISLG; encoded by the coding sequence ATGTCGAACCAAAGAATCCGTATTCGGTTAAAAGCGTTTGATCATCGTTTGATTGATCAATCAACTGCTGAAATTGTAGAAACTGCGAAGCGCACAGGCGCACAAGTTCGTGGTCCTATTCCATTACCGACACGCAAAGAACGTTTCACCGTATTGATTTCTCCGCACGTAAATAAAGATGCGCGTGATCAATATGAGATTCGTACTCACAAACGTCTAGTTGATATCGTTGAGCCAACTGAAAAAACAGTTGATGCTTTAATGCGTCTAGACCTTGCTGCCGGTGTTGATGTGCAGATCAGTTTAGGTTAA
- the rpsS gene encoding 30S ribosomal protein S19, which produces MPRSLKKGPFIDLHLLKKVEKAVESGDKKPIRTWSRRSTIFPNMIGLTIAVHNGRQHVPVYVSDEMVGHKLGEFAPTRTYRGHAADKKAKKK; this is translated from the coding sequence ATGCCACGTTCTCTCAAGAAGGGTCCTTTTATTGACCTACACTTGCTGAAGAAGGTAGAGAAAGCGGTGGAAAGCGGGGACAAGAAACCAATTCGTACTTGGTCCCGTCGTTCAACGATCTTTCCTAACATGATCGGTTTGACCATCGCTGTCCATAATGGTCGTCAGCACGTTCCAGTTTATGTTTCCGACGAAATGGTTGGTCATAAATTGGGTGAATTCGCGCCGACTCGTACTTATCGCGGCCACGCTGCGGATAAGAAAGCTAAGAAGAAATAA
- the rplW gene encoding 50S ribosomal protein L23 — translation MIREERLLKVLRAPHVSEKASISMEKTNTLVLKVAKDATKREIKAAVEQLFEVKVDDVNTLVVKGKVKRRGQQIGRRSDWKKAYVTLAEGQNLDLAGVAE, via the coding sequence ATGATTCGTGAAGAGCGTCTGCTTAAAGTCCTGCGAGCACCACATGTTTCTGAAAAAGCATCTATTTCAATGGAAAAAACAAATACATTAGTATTGAAAGTTGCTAAAGATGCTACTAAGAGAGAGATTAAAGCCGCAGTTGAACAACTATTTGAAGTTAAAGTAGATGACGTAAATACTCTTGTTGTTAAAGGCAAAGTAAAACGTCGTGGTCAACAAATCGGTCGCCGTAGCGACTGGAAAAAAGCTTACGTTACTTTAGCAGAAGGTCAAAACTTAGACCTTGCTGGCGTCGCTGAGTAA
- the rplC gene encoding 50S ribosomal protein L3, whose product MIGLIGRKVGMTRIFTEEGVSIPVTVVEVQSNRVTQVKTLENDGYQAIQVTTGSKKASRVNKPEAGHFAKAGVEAGRGLWEFRFEEGEYTVGQSINVDIFTDVKKVDVTGTSKGKGFAGVTKRWNFRTQDATHGNSLAHRGHGSIGQNQTPGKVFKGRKMAGHLGNERVTVQNLDIVRVDAERNLLLIKGAVPGAINSDVIVKPAIKA is encoded by the coding sequence ATGATTGGTTTAATCGGTCGTAAAGTAGGAATGACACGAATCTTCACCGAAGAGGGTGTTTCTATTCCTGTCACCGTAGTTGAAGTTCAAAGTAACCGCGTTACTCAAGTTAAAACTCTTGAGAATGATGGTTATCAAGCTATTCAGGTTACTACTGGCAGCAAAAAAGCAAGCCGCGTAAATAAACCTGAAGCAGGTCATTTCGCTAAGGCTGGCGTTGAAGCTGGTCGTGGTCTATGGGAATTCCGTTTTGAAGAAGGCGAATATACTGTAGGTCAAAGCATTAACGTTGATATTTTTACAGACGTTAAAAAAGTTGATGTTACTGGAACATCTAAAGGTAAAGGTTTTGCTGGCGTAACTAAACGTTGGAATTTCCGTACTCAAGATGCAACACATGGTAACTCTTTGGCACACCGTGGTCATGGCTCTATCGGTCAAAACCAAACTCCAGGTAAAGTGTTCAAAGGTCGTAAAATGGCAGGTCACCTAGGTAATGAACGTGTAACTGTTCAAAACTTAGATATTGTGCGTGTTGATGCAGAACGTAACCTTTTATTAATTAAAGGTGCAGTACCAGGCGCAATCAATAGTGACGTAATTGTTAAACCGGCAATCAAGGCTTAA
- the rplB gene encoding 50S ribosomal protein L2, translated as MAVVKCKPTSPGRRHVVKVVNPELHKGKPYAPLLDSKSKTGGRNNNGRITTRHIGGGHKQHYRIVDFKRNKDGIPAVVERLEYDPNRSANIALVLYKDGERRYILAPKGLKAGDQIQSGVDASIKTGNCLPMRNIPVGSTVHNIEMKPGKGGQLARSAGSYVQIVARDGAYVTLRLRSGEMRKVLSDCRATIGEVGNSEHMLRVLGKAGASRWRGVRPTVRGTAMNPVDHPHGGGEGRNFGKHPVSPWGQKAKGLKTRSNKRTDKYIVRRRNKK; from the coding sequence ATGGCAGTTGTTAAGTGTAAACCTACATCTCCGGGTCGTCGCCACGTTGTTAAAGTGGTTAACCCAGAGTTGCATAAAGGTAAGCCTTATGCACCGTTGCTTGATTCAAAAAGCAAAACTGGTGGTCGCAATAATAATGGTCGTATCACTACCCGTCATATCGGTGGTGGTCATAAACAACATTATCGTATTGTCGACTTTAAGCGTAATAAAGATGGTATTCCAGCAGTTGTTGAACGTTTGGAATATGATCCGAACCGTAGTGCAAATATTGCATTGGTTCTATATAAAGACGGTGAACGTCGTTATATTTTAGCGCCTAAAGGCTTAAAAGCAGGTGATCAGATCCAATCTGGTGTTGATGCATCAATTAAAACAGGTAACTGTTTACCGATGCGCAATATTCCAGTCGGTTCTACCGTGCATAATATTGAAATGAAACCAGGTAAAGGCGGACAACTTGCTCGCTCTGCTGGTAGTTATGTTCAAATCGTTGCTCGTGATGGTGCTTATGTAACATTACGTCTACGTTCAGGTGAAATGCGTAAAGTATTATCTGATTGCCGCGCCACTATTGGTGAAGTGGGTAATTCAGAACATATGCTTCGCGTATTAGGTAAAGCGGGTGCTTCGCGTTGGCGTGGTGTTCGTCCTACTGTTCGTGGTACAGCAATGAACCCGGTAGACCATCCACATGGTGGTGGTGAAGGTCGTAACTTTGGTAAACATCCTGTGTCTCCATGGGGTCAAAAAGCCAAAGGATTGAAAACGCGTAGCAACAAACGTACTGATAAGTATATTGTTCGCCGTCGCAATAAGAAATAA